The following are from one region of the Takifugu rubripes chromosome 16, fTakRub1.2, whole genome shotgun sequence genome:
- the zbtb25 gene encoding zinc finger and BTB domain-containing protein 25, whose product MEVSSHSLFLLQQLNVQREFGFLCDCTVAIGNVYFKAHRAVLAAFSNYFKMIFIHQSSECIKIQPTDIQPDVFSYLLHIMYTGMCPKQPVDQSRLQEGIKFLHAYQLSRKPSEGTTDSAIDVFRMSNLYGIQISSQLTNKEIPRVHKSATVSRGTTDVSHSGRRGRSLTIGLDGVPSDNQTSTLHKVCSVASGDDSDITTRIKQERLEEDELEDGEGEEEHGLGSPGHGSSPGHGLLFKDRPMVLLCPRCGERCSSPEGLREHLFSHTLDPTHLVEGLSQGGEPDTGSEEGPPGAQEQLDTGCLEEALRQSQALANQLAAELRRSRGGSEGCSPGPAVLHSRKRKIACAVCSMRFAHKSQLQEHMYTHTGKPSRLHRYNRLCSQLFQASAHFCEGTTETAGGGGASVSTVTLSEEATKDTQDNGSSCYSLDSEVSRESIEGVPAE is encoded by the exons ATGGAGGTGTCATCACATAGCCTCTTCCTACTGCAGCAGCTCAATGTCCAGAGAGAGTTTGGCTTCCTGTGTGACTGTACTGTTGCCATTGGCAACGTTTACTTCAAAGCTCACCGAGCTGTATTGGCCGCCTTCTCCAATTActtcaagatgatcttcattcACCAGTCCAG TGAGTGTATAAAGATCCAGCCCACAGACATCCAGCCTGATGTCTTCAGCTATCTGCTGCACATCATGTACACCGGAATGTGTCCCAAACAGCCCGTGGACCAGAGCCGTCTACAGGAGGGGATCAAGTTTCTGCATGCCTACCAGCTGTCCCGCAAACCCAGTGAGGGCACCACTGACTCTGCCATCGACGTGTTTCGTATGTCCAACCTGTATGGCATCCAGATCTCCTCCCAGCTCACCAACAAAGAGATACCTCGAGTCCACAAGTCCGCTACGGTGTCTCGCGGGACTACCGATGTTAGCCACTCTGGTCGCAGAGGGCGGTCCCTCACCATTGGCTTGGACGGTGTCCCGTCGGACAACCAGACCTCGACTTTACACAAAGTGTGCTCTGTGGCATCTGGAGACGACTCAGACATTACGACTCGTATCAAGCAGGAGCGTTTGGAGGAAGATGAATTGGAGGACGGCGAGGGAGAAGAGGAACATGGGCTGGGGTCTCCCGGTCACGGTAGCAGTCCCGGTCACGGCCTCCTCTTCAAAGACCGGCCGATGGTTTTGCTGTGTCCTCGATGTGGAGAGCGCTGCTCTTCTCCCGAGGGTCTGCGGGAGCATCTGTTCAGCCACACCCTCGACCCTACGCACCTGGTGGAGGGACTTTCGCAGGGTGGCGAGCCAGACACTGGGTCAGAGGAGGGGCCGCCAGGggcccaggagcagctggacacTGGTTGTCTGGAGGAGGCCCTGAGGCAAAGCCAGGCACTCGCCAACCAACTGGCTGCAGAACTGAGAAGGAGTAGGGGAGGAAGTGAAGGTTGTAGCCCGGGCCCCGCCGTCTTGCACTCCCGTAAACGTAAGATCGCGTGTGCCGTCTGCAGCATGCGATTTGCCCACAAGAgtcagctgcaggagcacatGTACACCCACACTGGCAAACCGTCCCGCCTCCACCGCTACAACCGCCTCTGCAGCCAGCTCTTCCAGGCTTCCGCCCACTTTTGTGAGGGCACCACTGAGACTgccggagggggcggggcttcagtcAGCACTGTCACGCTCTCGGAAGAAGCCACCAAGGACACTCAGGACAACGGAAGCTCCTGCTACTCACTGGACTCCGAGGTTTCCCGGGAGAGCATCGAAGGGGTGCCTGCCGAGTGA
- the LOC105418662 gene encoding C-1-tetrahydrofolate synthase, cytoplasmic-like isoform X3, protein MTSQVGDRDDSNLYISAKMKAAAQIGIDAKHVRLPTSATQDEVLRNIMSINEDESVHGLIVQLPLDSVHQIDSECITNTVSPDKDVDGLSCINAGKLSRGDLDSCFLPCTPSGCLELIRQTGVSLAGKHAVVIGRSKIVGAPMHDLLLWHHATVTTCHSKTQDLPEQVSRADILVVGAGKAEMVRGEWLKDGAVVIDCGINHIPDKTMASGKRVVGDVHYASAYQKAGFITPVPGGVGPMTVAMLMQNTVHSAQRFLMKNHQSR, encoded by the exons atgacatcacag GTGGGTGACAGAGACGACTCCAACCTTTACATCAGCGCCAAAATGAAGGCTGCCGCCCAG ATCGGTATCGACGCCAAACATGTGCGGCTGCCAACGTCGGCAACACAAGACGAG GTCTTACGGAACATAATGTCCATTAACGAGGACGAGAGCGTCCACGGGCTGATTGTTCAGCTTCCTCTGGACTCTGTTCACCAGATTGACAGTGAATGCATCACCAACACAGTCTCACCAGACAAAGATGTGGACGG CCTGAGCTGCATTAATGCAGGAAAGTTGTCTCGGGGGGACCTGGACAGCTGTTTCCTCCCCTGCACCCCCAGTGGCTGTCTGGAGCTCATCAGGCAAACAG GTGTGTCTctggcaggaaaacatgcagTTGTGATTGGTCGCAGTAAGATTGTTGGAGCACCGATGCATGACCTGCTCCTGTGGCACCACGCCACTGTGACCACCTGTCACTCAAAGACACAAGACTTACCTGAACAG GTAAGCCGAGCAGATATTCTGGTTGTAGGGGCGGGGAAAGCAGAGATGGTCAGAGGAGAATGGCTGAAGGATGGAGCTGTGGTCATCGACTGTGGAATCAACCACATACCAG ACAAGACGATGGCGAGCGGTAAAAGGGTGGTTGGAGATGTCCACTATGCTTCAGCCTATCAGAAAGCCGGATTTATCACACCTGTTCCTGGAGGAGTGGGACCAATGACGGTGGCCATGCTTATGCAG AACACAGTACACAGCGCCCAACGTTTCCTTATGAAGAACCACCAAAGCAGATAA
- the LOC105418662 gene encoding C-1-tetrahydrofolate synthase, cytoplasmic-like isoform X2, which produces MFFYMKLFQVGDRDDSNLYISAKMKAAAQIGIDAKHVRLPTSATQDEVLRNIMSINEDESVHGLIVQLPLDSVHQIDSECITNTVSPDKDVDGLSCINAGKLSRGDLDSCFLPCTPSGCLELIRQTGVSLAGKHAVVIGRSKIVGAPMHDLLLWHHATVTTCHSKTQDLPEQVSRADILVVGAGKAEMVRGEWLKDGAVVIDCGINHIPDKTMASGKRVVGDVHYASAYQKAGFITPVPGGVGPMTVAMLMQNTVHSAQRFLMKNHQSR; this is translated from the exons ATGTTTTTCTATATGAAACTGTTCCAGGTGGGTGACAGAGACGACTCCAACCTTTACATCAGCGCCAAAATGAAGGCTGCCGCCCAG ATCGGTATCGACGCCAAACATGTGCGGCTGCCAACGTCGGCAACACAAGACGAG GTCTTACGGAACATAATGTCCATTAACGAGGACGAGAGCGTCCACGGGCTGATTGTTCAGCTTCCTCTGGACTCTGTTCACCAGATTGACAGTGAATGCATCACCAACACAGTCTCACCAGACAAAGATGTGGACGG CCTGAGCTGCATTAATGCAGGAAAGTTGTCTCGGGGGGACCTGGACAGCTGTTTCCTCCCCTGCACCCCCAGTGGCTGTCTGGAGCTCATCAGGCAAACAG GTGTGTCTctggcaggaaaacatgcagTTGTGATTGGTCGCAGTAAGATTGTTGGAGCACCGATGCATGACCTGCTCCTGTGGCACCACGCCACTGTGACCACCTGTCACTCAAAGACACAAGACTTACCTGAACAG GTAAGCCGAGCAGATATTCTGGTTGTAGGGGCGGGGAAAGCAGAGATGGTCAGAGGAGAATGGCTGAAGGATGGAGCTGTGGTCATCGACTGTGGAATCAACCACATACCAG ACAAGACGATGGCGAGCGGTAAAAGGGTGGTTGGAGATGTCCACTATGCTTCAGCCTATCAGAAAGCCGGATTTATCACACCTGTTCCTGGAGGAGTGGGACCAATGACGGTGGCCATGCTTATGCAG AACACAGTACACAGCGCCCAACGTTTCCTTATGAAGAACCACCAAAGCAGATAA
- the LOC105418662 gene encoding C-1-tetrahydrofolate synthase, cytoplasmic-like isoform X4 yields MKAAAQIGIDAKHVRLPTSATQDEVLRNIMSINEDESVHGLIVQLPLDSVHQIDSECITNTVSPDKDVDGLSCINAGKLSRGDLDSCFLPCTPSGCLELIRQTGVSLAGKHAVVIGRSKIVGAPMHDLLLWHHATVTTCHSKTQDLPEQVSRADILVVGAGKAEMVRGEWLKDGAVVIDCGINHIPDKTMASGKRVVGDVHYASAYQKAGFITPVPGGVGPMTVAMLMQNTVHSAQRFLMKNHQSR; encoded by the exons ATGAAGGCTGCCGCCCAG ATCGGTATCGACGCCAAACATGTGCGGCTGCCAACGTCGGCAACACAAGACGAG GTCTTACGGAACATAATGTCCATTAACGAGGACGAGAGCGTCCACGGGCTGATTGTTCAGCTTCCTCTGGACTCTGTTCACCAGATTGACAGTGAATGCATCACCAACACAGTCTCACCAGACAAAGATGTGGACGG CCTGAGCTGCATTAATGCAGGAAAGTTGTCTCGGGGGGACCTGGACAGCTGTTTCCTCCCCTGCACCCCCAGTGGCTGTCTGGAGCTCATCAGGCAAACAG GTGTGTCTctggcaggaaaacatgcagTTGTGATTGGTCGCAGTAAGATTGTTGGAGCACCGATGCATGACCTGCTCCTGTGGCACCACGCCACTGTGACCACCTGTCACTCAAAGACACAAGACTTACCTGAACAG GTAAGCCGAGCAGATATTCTGGTTGTAGGGGCGGGGAAAGCAGAGATGGTCAGAGGAGAATGGCTGAAGGATGGAGCTGTGGTCATCGACTGTGGAATCAACCACATACCAG ACAAGACGATGGCGAGCGGTAAAAGGGTGGTTGGAGATGTCCACTATGCTTCAGCCTATCAGAAAGCCGGATTTATCACACCTGTTCCTGGAGGAGTGGGACCAATGACGGTGGCCATGCTTATGCAG AACACAGTACACAGCGCCCAACGTTTCCTTATGAAGAACCACCAAAGCAGATAA
- the LOC105418662 gene encoding C-1-tetrahydrofolate synthase, cytoplasmic-like isoform X1: MLSFAATALRVGTLAGRSGRRSIATVISGIKTSRLVRERLKADVEKMKSQLAGFRPALVILQVGDRDDSNLYISAKMKAAAQIGIDAKHVRLPTSATQDEVLRNIMSINEDESVHGLIVQLPLDSVHQIDSECITNTVSPDKDVDGLSCINAGKLSRGDLDSCFLPCTPSGCLELIRQTGVSLAGKHAVVIGRSKIVGAPMHDLLLWHHATVTTCHSKTQDLPEQVSRADILVVGAGKAEMVRGEWLKDGAVVIDCGINHIPDKTMASGKRVVGDVHYASAYQKAGFITPVPGGVGPMTVAMLMQNTVHSAQRFLMKNHQSR, translated from the exons ATGCTCTCCTTTGCTGCTACTGCACTCCGGGTCGGAACCCTGGCTGGTCGATCCGGCCGGCGTTCCATAGCAACTGTTATCTCTGGCATCAAGACGTCCAG gttgGTGAGGGAAAGGCTGAAGGCAGATGTAGAGAAGATGAAGAGTCAATTGGCGGGGTTCAGACCAGCACTGGTCATCTTACAG GTGGGTGACAGAGACGACTCCAACCTTTACATCAGCGCCAAAATGAAGGCTGCCGCCCAG ATCGGTATCGACGCCAAACATGTGCGGCTGCCAACGTCGGCAACACAAGACGAG GTCTTACGGAACATAATGTCCATTAACGAGGACGAGAGCGTCCACGGGCTGATTGTTCAGCTTCCTCTGGACTCTGTTCACCAGATTGACAGTGAATGCATCACCAACACAGTCTCACCAGACAAAGATGTGGACGG CCTGAGCTGCATTAATGCAGGAAAGTTGTCTCGGGGGGACCTGGACAGCTGTTTCCTCCCCTGCACCCCCAGTGGCTGTCTGGAGCTCATCAGGCAAACAG GTGTGTCTctggcaggaaaacatgcagTTGTGATTGGTCGCAGTAAGATTGTTGGAGCACCGATGCATGACCTGCTCCTGTGGCACCACGCCACTGTGACCACCTGTCACTCAAAGACACAAGACTTACCTGAACAG GTAAGCCGAGCAGATATTCTGGTTGTAGGGGCGGGGAAAGCAGAGATGGTCAGAGGAGAATGGCTGAAGGATGGAGCTGTGGTCATCGACTGTGGAATCAACCACATACCAG ACAAGACGATGGCGAGCGGTAAAAGGGTGGTTGGAGATGTCCACTATGCTTCAGCCTATCAGAAAGCCGGATTTATCACACCTGTTCCTGGAGGAGTGGGACCAATGACGGTGGCCATGCTTATGCAG AACACAGTACACAGCGCCCAACGTTTCCTTATGAAGAACCACCAAAGCAGATAA
- the zbtb1 gene encoding zinc finger and BTB domain-containing protein 1, translated as MARPSHSDHVLQQLNNQREWGFLCDCLIAIGDIYFRAHKAVLAACSSYFRMMFIRDQQGAGRLDLSNMQISAECFDLILQLMYLGRIVVGSYEFEELRASMVYLQMYYIPDSLEDLRDIRSSNLTPSSSSSSSSSIGAAGGKMMFGVRMYEQQRSATLESERLSKVAASAGRQAVPAAAGRPALVEEAANTSLTVTPLLVDGGVEQPCDLRKRSSGKSSAFKDRPRFGRTYTCDDCGFVFSCEKLLIEHILTCTNRKAFHQPRNIEGDESSKTESSTSDSVEEHRLLCKGEEEWPEAKARIDLAIRSVAAGTDGEAASTSNISVKTEPEESVYSEMEAVGVGDVGTRKPLQRERSRSDPETEPGVSGVGNSGEPLESHTSSSEDAGVPTKLRKVKDEEAEDCRAPCELCGVLLTEENRSSHYLSNHMGHICACGRCGQVLIKGRQLQEHAERCGESHGGDSDSPGEDEASLLEEAQGMDEGLLDAADLACSHCGLLFQNESLALEHALTCHDQELFRPVLLEEGGEPDHRRKHFCSICGKGFYQRCHLREHYTVHTKEKQFTCQTCGKQFLRERQLRLHTDMHKGMARYVCPVCDQGTFLKHDHVRHMISHLSAGETICQVCFQIFPGGEQLEKHMDVHLYICGVCGEKFRLRKDMRSHYNSKHTKRL; from the coding sequence ATGGCACGGCCAAGCCACAGTGACCACgtccttcagcagctcaacAACCAGCGCGAGTGGGGTTTCCTGTGCGACTGCCTCATTGCCATTGGAGACATCTACTTCAGGGCGCACAAGGCCGTCCTGGCAGCCTGCAGCTCCTACTTCAGGATGATGTTCATCcgggaccagcagggggcaggtcGCCTGGATCTCAGCAACATGCAGATCAGCGCCGAGTGCTTCGACCTCATTCTGCAGCTGATGTATCTCGGACGCATTGTCGTAGGAAGCTATGAATTTGAAGAGCTCCGAGCTTCCATGGTGTACCTACAGATGTACTACATCCCAGACTCACTGGAGGACCTGAGGGACATCAGGAGCTCCAACCTaaccccgtcctcctcctcctcttccagctcctccatcggagctgctggaggaaaaaTGATGTTTGGAGTCCGTATGTATGAGCAGCAAAGGTCCGCTACGCTGGAAAGCGAGCGGCTATCGAAGGTTGCCGCCAGCGCCGGGCGACAAGCagtcccagctgctgctgggagaccagcgctggtggaggaggcagccAACACCTCCCTGACTGTTACTCCACTGCTCGTCGACGGAGGAGTTGAGCAACCGTGTGATTTGCGGAAACGATCCAGCGGGAAGAGTTCAGCTTTTAAAGATCGGCCCCGGTTCGGTCGCACCTACACCTGTGACGACTGCGGCTTCGTCTTCAGCTGTGAGAAGCTCCTTATCGAGCACATCTTGACTTGCACCAACCGGAAGGCTTTTCATCAGCCAAGAAACATCGAAGGAGATGAATCCAGTAAAACCGAGAGCTCCACCTCCGACAGTGTGGAGGAACACAGGCTCCTCTGTAAAGGCGAGGAGGAGTGGCCAGAGGCCAAGGCCAGGATTGACCTCGCCATCAGGTCAGTGGCGGCCGGGACGGACGGGGAGGCGGCGTCCACCAGCAACATCTCTGTCAAAACAGAACCAGAAGAAAGTGTCTACTCCGAGATGGAGGCGGTCGGGGTCGGAGATGTCGGCACGCGGAAACCTttgcagagggagaggagcagatcGGACCCAGAGACCGAGCCTGGAGTTTCAGGTGTCGGGAACAGCGGGGAGCCTTTGGAAAGCCACACGTCCAGCAGTGAGGATGCAGGCGTCCCCACCAAGCTCCGTAAAGTCAAAGATGAGGAGGCAGAAGACTGCCGTGCCCCCTGTGAGCTGTGTGGTGTTCTGTTGACCGAAGAGAACAGGTCCAGCCACTACCTGTCTAACCATATGGGTCATATATGTGCCTGTGGGAGGTGTGGCCAGGTCCTGATCAAAGGCCGGCAGCTCCAGGAACACGCCGAACGCTGCGGCGAGTCCCACGGAGGGGACTCGGACTCCCCCGGGGAGGATGAGGCGtccctgctggaggaggcccaGGGGATGGACGAGGGTTTGTTGGATGCTGCTGACCTGGCTTGCTCCCACTGCGGTCTGCTCTTCCAGAATGAGAGTCTGGCATTAGAACACGCCCTGACCTGCCACGACCAGGAGCTGTTCCGTCCCGTACTGCTGGAAGAGGGCGGAGAACCGGATCACCGGCGCAAACACTTCTGCAGCATCTGCGGCAAAGGCTTCTACCAGCGGTGCCACCTGCGGGAGCACTACACCGTTCACACCAAGGAAAAGCAGTTCACCTGCCAGACCTGCGGCAAACAGTTCCTGAGGGAACGGCAGCTGCGCCTGCACACGGATATGCACAAGGGCATGGCCAGGTACGTGTGCCCGGTCTGCGACCAGGGAACCTTCCTCAAACACGACCACGTCCGACACATGATCTCTCACCTGTCAGCCGGGGAAACCATCTGCCAAGTGTGTTTCCAGATTTTCCCTGGGGGAGAACAGCTGGAGAAACACATGGACGTCCACCTGTACATCTGCGGCGTCTGCGGAGAAAAGTTTCGCCTCCGTAAGGACATGAGGAGCCACTATAACTCCAAACACACCAAGAGACTATAG